Part of the Hippopotamus amphibius kiboko isolate mHipAmp2 chromosome 7, mHipAmp2.hap2, whole genome shotgun sequence genome, TGACTAGCTGAAATGACTTTAGTTAGCTCTGGATTATACCTTGTGCCCTCCGGAAAAATCACAAGATACATTGGAGTTCTTGCGTTGCTGTAGCTCTGCAgctttttcctcatttccttttcattgaaTTTGGCACTTCTCTTTACATAGATCCCTCCATGCTGAGAAAAATAACACCCATACAATGGAAGCCATTTGAGCCCATCTTTGAGCACATAGCGCACGTGTCCGAGAGCGTCTTGCGTGATGGCCAAGATATCAGCAATGATCCAGTCGACTGTGCTTTGATGATTTgctaaatatattatattttctttattttttggcaaaTCTCCATATAGCAATATCTGCACCCCGGTGTAGTTCTCGAAGAAGAAGAGCACCGTGCTCTGGTAGACGCAGTAGAGCCGGTCGTCCACCGCCCGGTAGAAGCGCGCGGGCAGGAAGGCCGAGAGCAGCCGCCAGGCCCCCCAGACCAGCACGTAGGTGGGCGCGGTGCCCAGGAGCACGGCGGCCGGCAGCACGCAGCTCATGGAATACATGTGGAGCACCAGGGACAGCAGCATCCTCCCGGCTCCGCGCGCCGCGGGCGCCGCCGGCTCTCTCGCCCGCCCTGCCGCCCTCGGTCGGCGGCCAATCAGTGGGCCGGGCCGCGCCCCGGCGCCGCCGCCCCCTCACCTGGCTGCGTAGCCCGCCGCACCTGAGACCCCCTGCCCGCGCCCGGCCCGGCCTCCGCCCCCAGCCTCATGGGCCGCGCCGCCGCTGGAGgctgggcgggcgggcgggcgagcgAGGCGTCCGGTGCGCTGATCCCGGCCGCGGGGCAGGGGGACGCCGCGGCCCTCGGGGGCTCGGCCGCTCAGGACCGCT contains:
- the LOC130856489 gene encoding 1-acyl-sn-glycerol-3-phosphate acyltransferase epsilon-like, producing MLLSLVLHMYSMSCVLPAAVLLGTAPTYVLVWGAWRLLSAFLPARFYRAVDDRLYCVYQSTVLFFFENYTGVQILLYGDLPKNKENIIYLANHQSTVDWIIADILAITQDALGHVRYVLKDGLKWLPLYGCYFSQHGGIYVKRSAKFNEKEMRKKLQSYSNARTPMYLVIFPEGTRYNPELTKVISASQAFAAQEGLPVLRHVLTPRIKATHVAFDSMKNYLDAIYDVTVAFEGTVDDRGQRTEAPSMVEFLCKECPKIHIHINRIDKKDVPEEQVYMKRWLHERFEIKDKLLIEFYDSLDPERNRFPGESVNSKLSLKKTLPSFLILSGLTAGMLMTEAGRKLYVKTWIYGTLIGCLWVSIKA